GGCAACTACATATAGTCACCAAGAAAGACTGTTTGAATTACATGAACTCCGCTTATTAGTAGATGCTGTTACAGCTTCAAGATTTTTAAACAAACAAGAAACAAAAAAGATCATTGATAAATTAAAAAACCTTACAAGTGAAAACGAAGCCAAAAAGCTCCACAATGGCATTATCCCAGACACAGCCATTAAAAGTGAAAGCAATCGAATTCACTTCTCAATCGATCAAATTCATCAAGCCATTGCTGAGAAAAAACTACTTACATTTCAATATGGTCGATACAATTTTAAGAAAAAATTTGAATTAAGCCATGATGGAAAAGTATACGCAGTAAAGCCACTCGCAGTAATTTGGTCAAATGACTACTATTATTTAATTACAAGAAGTTTACCTGATGATCAACTAAGACATTTCCGCGTAGATCGAATGAGAAAAGTTAAGAGAACAGAAGAGAAATTTCAAGATGAACGCTTTAACGTTGATGAATATTTAAGTACGGTTTTCAATATGTTCGCTGGTGAACCTGATTACGTAAAAATCAAGTTCAAAAAAGGATTATTAAATGTCGTACTTGACCGATTTGGATTAAAGGCTGATATTCAGCAAGTGGATGAGGAGCATTTCATTTTAACTACAAAAGCTGCGATTAGTGATGGGTTGATTACTTGGATTTTAACATGGGGTAGAGATGCTCAGGTGTTAAGTCCGACATCAGTAATTGAGAAAGTGCAGGAGCAAATATTAGAGATGAGTAAGTTGTATAGTATGAATTTACAACAATAAATTTTTATCAAAAGAGTATCTTTCAGGGGATACTCTTTTTTCATAACGTAAAAAAACATACTGTTTAATTTCGGCAGTATGTTTTCTCAAGGCTTAATAAACAAAATTTTAAATAGGCTATGGAAAGAAAAATTTTCAATCGTTTATGGATTCGGTTCAAAGTTTGTGGTGCGGCACGCTTTTTTCGGTGAGCAAAGCGAAAATCTCGTCTTTGTCGTTTACCGCTCGTTTCGGCAAGCTGATGCAACGGTTGCTTAAGTAATAGAAATAGAAATGTTCGGCTCCTTCACGTACCTCATTGACGTTCTCCCATTTAATCTTAGTTTCTTCCACAGGTGTGATTTCATAGATTCCGTTCTCATCGAGCGAAACAGTAGTTTCCCCGAACGATCGCTCATTAAGTGGGTTATTAACGAAGCTTTTTACACTTTGTTTTAGTCCATACCTATGATTGAATGGTAGGTAACAAAAATATACCAAGGTGAAAAGACCGATCCAAACGAGGTTTTCTTTGATATTTTCACCGAATACATACGCATACAAAAATAGCAAAGCAACATAATTTATGACTGATGCGATCAGATTCTCCCAGTACTGGCTTGTTTTGCGATTGGTCGCGTACAAATCGAGATTAAACGTCATCACGTCTTGTTGGTCATAGTTGTAGGTGTATTTCATGTTGTATCTCCTTGTTTTCAGAAAATTCTATCTGACTTATTTCAGTTTACTGTAGTTACATCTTGGATACAATACATCTTTTAAAAGTTTAGGGGATTGTCATTCTTGTGACGTTGTAATTCTTGGAACAATGCTGTTTCAAAATCGCGAATCCGTACAAACTAGAGACCATCTCCTGTTTGTTTGATGCTTTCCACGTGGAAAAGGGATTGCTTCCTAATAAAACCTTCATATTAACTTCAAAATTACTTTAATTAAAATGTATTTAAATATGTTACTATTTTCACAAGAGAAGTTATCTTTTACTAAAAATGAATTGAGGTTTGAGAATGATGCTAAGGGTAATTTTCTTTTCTTTTATTTCAATTGTGGGGATCGGTTTAATAATTTTATATATACTGTTTTTCCTACCAACCCCAGATACAAAGATTAATATAGAGAAAAATGAAATAAGTAAAGAATTAAATAGTAACCAAACAATTCTTATTCCTACTGAATTTGAATTGAAAAATGTAT
This genomic interval from Gottfriedia acidiceleris contains the following:
- a CDS encoding helix-turn-helix transcriptional regulator, with translation MENRERFYKLMKLLESKTDIDREFTFEEIKKRLAAGEEDFSYSKNTFLKDISVLVDVGFDVIENASDGKATTYSHQERLFELHELRLLVDAVTASRFLNKQETKKIIDKLKNLTSENEAKKLHNGIIPDTAIKSESNRIHFSIDQIHQAIAEKKLLTFQYGRYNFKKKFELSHDGKVYAVKPLAVIWSNDYYYLITRSLPDDQLRHFRVDRMRKVKRTEEKFQDERFNVDEYLSTVFNMFAGEPDYVKIKFKKGLLNVVLDRFGLKADIQQVDEEHFILTTKAAISDGLITWILTWGRDAQVLSPTSVIEKVQEQILEMSKLYSMNLQQ
- a CDS encoding YcxB family protein, yielding MKYTYNYDQQDVMTFNLDLYATNRKTSQYWENLIASVINYVALLFLYAYVFGENIKENLVWIGLFTLVYFCYLPFNHRYGLKQSVKSFVNNPLNERSFGETTVSLDENGIYEITPVEETKIKWENVNEVREGAEHFYFYYLSNRCISLPKRAVNDKDEIFALLTEKSVPHHKL